Proteins from a genomic interval of Aedes albopictus strain Foshan unplaced genomic scaffold, AalbF5 HiC_scaffold_171, whole genome shotgun sequence:
- the LOC109408911 gene encoding uncharacterized protein LOC109408911 produces MMLVVYFKTLLLVQVFYGIHGSADTPYRIYEMVPEGICKSRRIPLFDNLLTQSDPIQLRNPERGAIFRQTWNASSFKRFADCKFYLQAPPNMGLYLTVSTVKLRKNSRGHCIDSIVVKKSNEKKYTFCDAIDDDDDELRVYADDHGKMRVTVNLDSTLALPTLDDTLEVQFIATVKRDCMEGYLPCEDDEDDSCIYKDFFLDGYANCPECTDEKGCFKESEQVQIMNPSNVLLSAIISLLATMVVFGGCLWCLYRYRNCMGSCNSNSAGTVRSNQNTAAVAAEHLQVELQSSAIEIHPSAPPEDDKDLPPTYESLFPVNQPGRTSP; encoded by the exons ATGATGCTAGTGGTCTATTTCAAAACATTACTCTTAGTGCAGGTTTTCTATGGAATTCACGGTTCAGCTGATACGCCATATCGTATAT ACGAAATGGTTCCTGAAGGTATCTGCAAGTCTCGTCGGATCCCCTTGTTTGATAACCTGCTAACTCAATCAGACCCCATTCAACTGAGAAATCCTGAGCGGGGTGCCATTTTCCGGCAAACTTGGAATGCATCATCCTTCAAGCGGTTCGCCGATTGCAAGTTTTACCTGCAAGCGCCGCCAAATATGGGACTTTATCTGACCGTTAGTACTGTGAAACTAAGAAAGAACAGTCGTGGCCATTGTATCGACAGTATTGTGGTCAAGAAAAGCAACGAAAAGAAATACACATTTTGCGATGCaatagacgatgacgacgatgaacTGAGAGTGTATGCCGACGATCATGGGAAGATGCGAGTTACCGTAAACCTGGACTCAACACTGGCTTTGCCGACTCTGGATGATACGCTCGAGGTGCAGTTCATTGCAACCGTTAAGCGGGATTGCATGGAAGGATACTTACCTTGTGAGGACGATGAAGATGATTCTTGTATTTACAAAGATTTCTTCCTGGATGGATATGCCAATTGCCCTGAATGTACCGATGAGAAAGGATGTTTCAAAGAGTCAGAACAGGTCCAGATCATGAATCCTTCCAACGTTTTGCTAAGCGCAATCATATCCCTCCTTGCAACCATGGTTGTATTTGGGGGTTGCCTTTGGTGCCTCTATAGATACCGGAACTGCATGGGAAGTTGCAATAGTAACAGTGCTGGTACAGTACGTAGTAATCAGAACACAGCAGCTGTGGCAGCGGAACATTTACAAGTCGAGCTGCAGTCCTCTGCCATCGAAATACATCCTTCAGCACCTCCCGAAGATGACAAAGATCTGCCACCAACTTACGAATCCTTGTTTCCGGTTAACCAACCCGGTAGGACCAGCCCTTAA